In Sceloporus undulatus isolate JIND9_A2432 ecotype Alabama chromosome 7, SceUnd_v1.1, whole genome shotgun sequence, one DNA window encodes the following:
- the BRINP1 gene encoding BMP/retinoic acid-inducible neural-specific protein 1, with amino-acid sequence MNWRLIEFLYFLFIWDHITIQPSSQEPAATNQHVSKEFDWLISDRGPFHHARSYLSFVERHRQGFTTRYKIYREFARWKVRNTAIERRDLLRNPVPLMPEFQRSIRLLGRRPTTQQFIDTIIKKYGTHILISATLGGEEALTMYMDKSRLDRKSGNATQSVESLHQLASSYFVDRDGTMRRLHEIQISTGAIKVTETRTGPLGCNSYDNLDSVSSVLLQSTESKLHLQGLQVIFPQYLQEKFVQSALSYIMCNGEGEYVCRDSQCGCQCAEEFPQCNCPITDIQIMEYTLANMAKSWTEAYKDLENSDEFKSFMKRLPSNHFLTIGSIHQHWGNDWDLQNRYKLLQSSMEIQRQKIQRTARKLFGLSIRCRHNPNHQLPRERTIQQWLSRVQSLLYCNENGFWGTFLESQRSCVCHGSTSLCQRPIPCIIGGNNSCAMCSLANISLCGSCNKGYRLSRGRCEPQNVDSERSEQFISFETDLDFQDLELKYLLQKMDSRLYVHTTFISNEIRLDTFFDPRWRKRMSLTLKSNKNRMDFIHMVIGISMRICQARNTSLDPLFYVYVNPFSGSHSEGWNMPFGEFGYPRWEKIRLQNSQCYNWTLLLGNRWKTFFETVHIYLRSRSRLSSFMRNETGQGPVDLSDPNKRLFYIKISDIQVFGYSLRFNADLLRSAVQQVNQSYTQGGQFYSSSSVMLLLLDIRDRINRLAPPVAPGKPQLDLFSCMLKHRLKLTNSEIIRVNHALDLYNTEILKQSDQMTAKLC; translated from the exons GGAATTTGCCCGTTGGAAGGTGAGGAACACAGCCATCGAGCGGAGAGATCTGCTCCGTAACCCGGTCCCCCTGATGCCTGAGTTCCAGAGGAGCATCCGCCTGCTGGGCAGGAGGCCCACGACGCAGCAGTTCATAGATACCATCATCAAAAAGTACGGCACGCACATACTCATCTCTGCCACCTTGGGAG GAGAGGAAGCCTTGACCATGTATATGGACAAAAGCCGACTTGACCGAAAGTCAGGCAATGCAACCCAAAGCGTTGAGTCCCTTCACCAGCTCGCCTCCTCCTATTTCGTGGACCGGGATGGAACCATGAGACGTCTCCATGAGATCCAGATCTCTACTGGAGCGATCAAG GTGACTGAAACACGGACAGGCCCATTGGGTTGCAACAGTTACGACAATCTGGACTCTGTGAGTTCCGTCCTTCTGCAAAGCACTGAGAGCAAACTCCACCTTCAAG GTCTCCAGGTCATCTTCCCTCAGTACTTACAAGAGAAGTTTGTGCAGTCGGCGTTGAGTTACATCATGTGCAATGGAGAGGGAGAATATGTTTGCCGAGACAGCCAATGCGGTTGCCAGTGTGCCGAAGAATTCCCACAATGTAATTGCCCCATCACCGACATTCAGATCATGGAGTACACCTTAGCCAACATGGCAAAGTCTTGGACAGAGGCCTACAAAGATCTAGAGAACTCAG ATGAATTTAAATCTTTCATGAAGAGGCTACCTAGTAACCATTTTTTGACCATTGGGAGCATCCACCAGCACTGGGGGAATGACTGGGACCTCCAGAACCGGTACAAACTCCTCCAGAGTTCCATGGAAATCCAGCGCCAGAAGATCCAACGCACTGCCCGCAAACTTTTTGGCCTCAGCATCCGCTGTCGGCACAACCCTAACCACCAGCTGCCTCGAGAAAG AACAATACAGCAGTGGCTATCCAGGGTCCAGTCTCTCCTCTATTGTAATGAGAATGGATTCTGGGGCACCTTCTTGGAAAGCCAACGGAGCTGTGTCTGCCATGGAAGCACCAGCTTGTGCCAGCGTCCCATCCCTTGCATCATCGGAGGCAACAACAGCTGTGCCATGTGCAGCCTGGCCAACATCTCTCTCTGTGGCTCATGCAACAAGGGCTACCGTCTCTCTCGAGGCCGCTGCGAGCCCCAGAATGTGGACTCTGAACGGAGTGAGCAGTTCATCAGCTTCGAGACAGACTTGGACTTCCAGGACTTGGAGCTGAAGTACCTCTTGCAGAAGATGGACTCTCGCTTGTATGTGCACACAACTTTCATCAGCAATGAGATCCGCCTGGACACCTTCTTTGACCCCAGGTGGCGTAAGCGCATGTCCCTCACCTTGAAGAGCAACAAGAACCGGATGGACTTCATCCACATGGTGATTGGCATCTCCATGCGCATCTGCCAAGCGCGCAACACCAGCCTGGATCCCTTGTTCTATGTCTATGTCAACCCTTTCAGCGGGAGCCACTCCGAAGGTTGGAACATGCCCTTTGGAGAGTTTGGCTACCCTCGCTGGGAGAAAATTCGCCTGCAGAACAGCCAGTGCTATAACTGGACTCTGTTGCTGGGAAACCGGTGGAAAACCTTTTTTGAGACTGTCCACATCTACCTACGCAGCCGAAGTCGGCTTTCTTCCTTCATGCGCAATGAGACTGGTCAAGGACCCGTGGATCTGTCTGACCCCAACAAGCGCCTGTTCTATATCAAGATCTCGGACATCCAGGTGTTTGGATACAGCTTGCGTTTTAATGCCGACCTGTTGCGCAGTGCTGTGCAACAGGTCAACCAGTCCTACACGCAAGGTGGCCAGTTCTACTCGTCGTCCTCGGTCATGTTACTACTGTTGGATATACGGGACCGAATCAACAGACTGGCACCTCCAGTAGCACCGGGGAAACCCCAACTGGATCTGTTCTCCTGTATGCTGAAGCACCGCCTGAAACTGACCAACAGCGAGATCATCCGAGTCAATCATGCGCTGGATCTCTACAACACCGAAATCCTCAAACAGTCTGACCAAATGACAGCCAAACTCTGCTAA